One window of the Oleidesulfovibrio alaskensis DSM 16109 genome contains the following:
- a CDS encoding phage tail tube protein — MATVSGRKARVTVGASGGTEQIVGEISNWDMNLSADEVDTTAFGDGWGKSDVGMKKWSGSCAGSADPTDATGQGVVEAAFDTGALIPDIRFYVEYSETAGEKLIYYAPDTASDASAGARITSVNVKQDKAGVATISFNFSGCGPLKRFSETVPSAP, encoded by the coding sequence TTTCCGGCAGAAAAGCCCGTGTGACCGTTGGTGCATCGGGTGGAACTGAGCAGATTGTTGGGGAAATTTCCAACTGGGATATGAACCTTTCCGCTGATGAAGTGGACACCACCGCCTTTGGTGACGGATGGGGCAAAAGCGATGTGGGCATGAAAAAATGGAGCGGCAGTTGTGCCGGTTCTGCTGATCCCACTGATGCCACGGGGCAGGGAGTTGTGGAAGCGGCCTTTGATACCGGCGCGCTGATACCCGACATCCGCTTTTATGTGGAATACAGCGAAACAGCCGGTGAAAAGCTGATCTATTACGCGCCTGATACTGCCAGCGATGCCAGCGCCGGTGCACGCATTACCAGTGTGAACGTGAAGCAGGATAAGGCCGGTGTTGCGACTATTTCGTTTAACTTTTCCGGTTGCGGGCCGTTGAAGAGATTTTCTGAAACTGTTCCTTCTGCCCCTTAA